A single genomic interval of Plantibacter sp. Leaf314 harbors:
- a CDS encoding glycerol-3-phosphate dehydrogenase/oxidase gives MATTPNNVSRSTKLGMEERDAAIEALKSKELDILVVGGGIVGTGAALDAVTRGLSTGLLEARDWASGTSSRSSKLVHGGIRYLEQLDFRLVREALIERGLLLQRIAPHLVKPVRFLYPLNKPVFERLYIGAGMLLYDLFSWTGGRPPGVPHHRHLSKRQVLSSIPSLKSDAFVGGLTYYDAQVDDARYVASLARTASAYGAHVASRVRVEGFIKVGQRVVGVKAHDLQTDERFEIRAKQVVNATGVWTDDTQSMVGERGQFKVRASKGIHLVVPRDRFQSSMGLLLRTEKSVLFVIPWGRHWLIGTTDTDWHLDKAHPAATAADIDYLLERVNTVLAVPLTREDVEGVFAGLRPLLAGESEQTSKLSREHLVAHSVPGLVVIAGGKWTTYRVMAKDAIDAAVDALDGKIPASATENIALLGAEGYQAAWNKRGKIARAFGVHTARIEHLLNRYGVLTDELLDLLKEDPTLAEPLPGADDYIGAEVVYAASHEGALHLDDVLARRTRISIEAWDRGVSAAPVAAKLMGGVLGWDEERIAKEVSYYLERVTAERASQEQPNDEAADRVRLEAPDIVPGA, from the coding sequence TCGGCGGCGGCATCGTCGGCACGGGAGCGGCGCTCGACGCGGTCACCCGCGGTCTGAGCACCGGCCTGCTCGAGGCCCGCGACTGGGCGAGCGGCACCTCCAGCCGTTCCTCCAAGCTCGTGCACGGCGGTATCCGCTACCTCGAGCAGCTCGACTTCCGGCTCGTCCGCGAGGCCCTCATCGAACGTGGGCTGCTGTTGCAGCGCATCGCTCCGCACCTCGTGAAGCCCGTCCGCTTCCTGTACCCGCTCAACAAGCCGGTGTTCGAGCGGTTGTACATCGGCGCCGGCATGCTCCTGTACGACCTCTTCAGCTGGACGGGTGGCCGTCCGCCGGGCGTCCCGCACCACCGACACCTGTCGAAGCGCCAGGTGCTGAGCTCCATCCCGAGCCTGAAGTCTGACGCCTTCGTCGGTGGCCTGACCTACTACGACGCCCAGGTCGACGACGCGCGCTACGTCGCCTCCCTCGCTCGGACGGCCTCCGCCTACGGCGCGCACGTGGCCAGCCGGGTGCGTGTCGAGGGGTTCATCAAGGTCGGCCAGCGGGTCGTCGGCGTGAAGGCGCACGACCTCCAGACCGACGAACGGTTCGAGATCCGGGCCAAGCAGGTCGTGAACGCGACGGGTGTGTGGACCGACGACACCCAGTCGATGGTGGGGGAGCGCGGCCAGTTCAAGGTGCGCGCTTCGAAGGGCATCCACCTCGTCGTGCCCCGCGACCGGTTCCAGTCGAGCATGGGTCTCCTGCTGCGCACGGAGAAGAGCGTCCTCTTCGTCATCCCCTGGGGCCGCCACTGGCTCATCGGCACGACCGACACCGACTGGCATCTCGACAAGGCCCACCCCGCGGCGACGGCCGCGGACATCGACTACCTGCTGGAGCGCGTGAACACCGTCCTCGCCGTCCCACTCACCCGCGAGGACGTCGAGGGGGTCTTCGCCGGGCTCCGTCCCCTGCTCGCGGGGGAGTCGGAGCAGACTTCGAAGCTGTCGCGCGAGCACCTCGTCGCCCACTCGGTGCCGGGTCTCGTCGTGATCGCCGGTGGCAAGTGGACCACGTACCGGGTGATGGCGAAGGACGCGATCGACGCCGCCGTCGACGCCCTGGACGGGAAGATCCCGGCCAGCGCGACGGAGAACATCGCGCTGCTCGGTGCCGAGGGTTACCAGGCCGCGTGGAACAAGCGCGGCAAGATCGCTCGCGCGTTCGGCGTCCACACCGCACGGATCGAGCACCTGTTGAACCGCTACGGCGTGCTCACCGACGAGCTGCTCGACCTCCTCAAAGAGGACCCGACGCTCGCCGAGCCGCTCCCCGGAGCCGACGACTACATCGGCGCCGAGGTCGTCTACGCGGCGTCCCACGAGGGTGCCCTCCACCTCGACGACGTCCTCGCTCGCCGGACACGGATCTCCATCGAGGCCTGGGACCGCGGTGTGTCGGCGGCTCCGGTCGCGGCCAAGCTCATGGGAGGCGTCCTCGGGTGGGACGAGGAACGGATCGCCAAGGAGGTCTCGTACTACCTCGAGCGCGTCACCGCCGAGCGGGCGTCCCAGGAACAGCCGAACGACGAGGCCGCCGACCGCGTGC